From a region of the Rhinopithecus roxellana isolate Shanxi Qingling chromosome 8, ASM756505v1, whole genome shotgun sequence genome:
- the LOC115899158 gene encoding 40S ribosomal protein S29-like: MGYQQLYWSHPQKFSQGSCSCHICSNQHSRLGAHSLIWKYGLNIYHQPFQQYTKDICFIKLD; this comes from the exons ATGGGTTACCAGCAGCTCTACTGGAGCCACCCACAAAAATTCAGCCAGGGTTCTTGCTCTTGTCATATCTGCTCAAACCAGCAtagtcggctgggcgcg caCAGTCTGATCTGGAAATATGGCCTCAATATATACCACCAGCCTTTCCAGCAGTACACGAAGGATATATGTTTCATTAAACTGGACTAA